The Hymenobacter sp. DG25A nucleotide sequence CTGGTACCGGCGGCGCAAGGCCTGGCGGAAGGCCAGTACCAAACCGCCGCTCAGAAGTAGCACGCTGGCCAGGCCCGCCAGCCAGTAAGGGTAGTTAAAAAGCTCGGGTACCGGGGCCAGGGCAGTGGTTTGACGCAGGGCTGGCAGCTGGGCGGGTACGTTTTGAGGCGCCGTATACCGCAGCCGCAGCACAGCGGGCTCAGAAAGCAACGTGAGCGTATCGCGGCCGCGCAGCACGGTTACGGGCAGGCGGAGATGCTGCACGGAGTCCAGGGAAAAGGTACGCAGCCGGTATACAGTTCTGTCCAGGCTGCGGCCCTGGCGGGTGCGGGTAGGGTAGTAGCGCTGGCCCAGGTATTCAAACGGGCTGAAATCAGCCACTGAGTCCGGAAAAACAACTTCCAGGCTGGGCGCATGCGTCAGGCGGAGCTCATACTCTACTATTTCTCCCACGCGGGTGCTGGGGCGCAGAAAACGCCCTTGGGGCAGCGCATCGGACTGCGCCAGCGCTGGCAGGCCCAGCAGCAGCCATCCTGACAGTAAGCCAAATACTTTACCCACGGTTGCCACGCTGATTGCGCCGCCGAAACAGGTTGACTAGCTGCGGTAGGTAGTCGGCGTCGGTGGTGATGGATAAAAACTCGGTGCGGTGGCGGCGGCAGATCTGGCTGATCTGCTCACGGTTTTGCTCATAGGTGGCCCGGTAGCGCGCCCGGAAGGTGGCCGAGGACGTATTCACCCACACCGTGCGGTTGGTTTCCTGGTCGTGCAGGGGCACAATGCCCAGGGACGGAAACTCCCGCTCACGGCGGTCCAACAGCTGTACCACCACCAAGTCGTGCTTGCGGGCCAGCATGGTCAGCTCCCGCTCGTAGGCGGTATCAATAAAATCAGAAATCAGCACCACCACCGTGCGCCGCTTCAGGAGTCCCAGTGCCTGCTTTATGCCGGCGGCCACGGCCGTGCTGGGCGAGCGGGGCTCCAGATCAAACAAGGATTTGATGAGGGCATAGGCGTGCCGGATGCCTTTGCCCGGCGGCATATACAGCTCTTTCTGATTGGAAAAAGCCAGAATACCCAGCTGCGCCGACTGGCGGGCGGCCGTGAGGGCCAGAATGCCGCATATTTCGCGGCCCACGTCCAGCTTGCGCCGGCCTTCGGCGCCCACACGCTGGGACGCGCTGACATCCAGCAAAAGCAAAACCTGCTGTTCCCGCTCTTCTTTGTAGGTTTTAACAAAGGTGCCGTGGCCTTTGCTGGAAACGGCCCAGTCAATGGCGCGCACCTCGTCGCCGTACTGATATAGGCGCACATCGTCGAACTCCAGGCCCGTGCCTTTGAATACGGAGTGGAAGTCGCCCTGCAATTGCGCGTCCACGGCCTGGCGAATCCGGATTTCGAATTGCCGTAGTTTGCGCAGCAGCTGTTGTAGTGGCGTGGCCTCAGGCGTATTCATTCCGGCTAAACTAACGCATCTTCCTAACTTTACAGCGTGAAAAGTCTCTCCATGCGGGCACTTGTGGCCCTAAGTGTGTTTCTGGCGGCCTGCCAACGGCCCGAAGAGCCCGTACCGCCGCAAAAGCTGCTGTCCAAACCCGAGTTTGCGCACCTGCTGATAGAGCTGCATCTGATGGAAAGCCGCGTGGATGCCGCCCGCCTCTCGCGGGACTCCTCGGTGGCCCTGTTTGAACAGGTGAAAGACAGCCTGCTGCGTCGCCACCAGACCACGGATTCGGCCTTCCAGCAAACGTACCGTTACTACAGCATCCACGGCAAAGACCTGCAGGAGGTGTACGACGTGGTAATTGACTCGCTGAACCTGCGGGGCGTGCGGCTTCAGGGGAAGTCGGCTAAGCCAGCCGCGCCCCGTTCGGGACGGGAGCATCTACTGTAGTCAGCACAATGTCGCCGTGCTCATCGGCCACGCCGGTTACCAGTATTTCGGAGCTGAACGGACCGATGCGGCGCGGCGGGAAGTTCACCACGCACAGCACCTGCCGGCCCACCAGCTCCTGAGGCTGATACCGGCTTGTAATCTGGGCGCTGGACCGCTTCAGTCCAATTTCAGGGCCCAGATCTACTAATAGCTGATAAGCGGGCTTACGGGCCTCGGGAAATTCGCGCGCCTCCACAATGGTGCCGATGCGCAGATCCACGCGGGCAAAATCATCCCAGGTAATAAGATTAGCAGAATCCATAGCTGGCTTTTGCCGGCAAGCTACCAAATGCGGGGTTCAGGTTACAAAAAACGGGTGACCGGCACACAGCCAGCCACCCGAATGATGTGGAGTAAAGGAGAGGTTTAGTTTGCTGCCGCAAACGCCGAAAGCTCCTGCAGGCGCTGCTGCACGTTCTGTTCCCAGGCCAGCTGCTTGGCCGCATTCAGGCCATGGTTGGTTTCCATGTCGTAGCGGGCTTCTTCCCGGCGCCAGTCGTTGAAAGCAATGCGGGTGAAATTATTGAGAGCCGGCTGGAGTCGGTCGCAATTGAACTTTGCCAAGGTAATCTTCTGTCTTACACGGCGGGCATGCAATTCTGTTAGGTCAAAATGAATCTGCTCATGTCGCAGCAGTTCAGGTTTGGCCTTGGAAGCATTACGTACCCACGATTCGCTGGGCGTGAAAACGGCCCGTACTGTTGTTGTAACCTGATAGTTAACGCAGTTTACGCGCACATCCAGATTAGCAGAAGTAAGGGCCGCCAGCTCAGCAGGCAGCGTGGGTCGGGCCTGAAAATCAGTCCAGGTCAGGGGGCGGTTAGGCTGCCACTCCAGCGTAGCTGGCGCCGGAGTGGTTTGCTGGGAGGTTGGGAGCAGGGCTGACAACCAAACCAGCATGGGGAAGAGCGTAAAGTTTGTCATAACCAAAAATAGGACTTTTTTGGTTAACGCGCTATTGCTATTTGTTGGTTCACGGCAAAGGCACTAAGTCGGCGAAAACGCCACAAAAGTACCCCGGCTACCAGCGTAAGTCCGGTGAGCAGGCCAATCCATACCCCGGTGGCGCCCATTTTCAGTCCGAAGCCCAGCCCATAGCCCAGCGGGAGGGCAATAGCCCAATAAGCCAGCAAGGCTACCACTGAGGGCACTTTCACATCTTCCAGACCCCGCAGCGCGCCCAGCCCTACCACCTGCAGACCATCGGAGACCTGAAATAGGGCGGCCACCAGCAGCAGCGTAGCCGCCTGGGCCAGCACGGCGGGGTCGTGGTTGTAGAGCGTGGGTACAAAATGGCGCCCTAGAATCAGCAGCAGGCCCATGGTGCTCATGAAGAGAAAGGTGAGGAAGTAGGCCGTAAGGCCGGCCTGCCGGGTATTGTGGGCGCTGCCCAGGCCGCGCTGGTTGCCCACTCGAATAGTGGCCGCCGCCGCAATGCCGCTGGCCGCCATGTAGGTAACCGACGCTACGTTAATGGCAATCTGATGCGCGGCTAGGGCCGTGGCGCCTAGCCAGCCAATCATAATGGCCGAGAAGCTGAAGGCGCCCATTTCAAACATCATCTGCACCCCAATGGGCATGCCCAGGCCCAATAGCCGGCGCATGGTGCCGCTGGAAACCGTGAGCCAGCTGCCTGCGGCTTCGCGGTAAGGCTTCAGGCGGTCGGCCCGTAAAACGTAGACCGCCATGAGGGCCGCCATCAGCACCCGCGCAATGAGCGTGGCCCAGGCGGCACCCATCATGCCCATGTGCGGGGCGCCCCAATGACCAAAGATCAGCGCGTAGCACAACAGGGCATTTACCACGTTGGCCATAATGGACAGAAACATGGCCTGCCGGGTGAGGCCAAGCCCTTCGGCAAACTGCTTAAATCCCTGAAAAATCATCAGCGGAATCATGGAGGCGAACAGCACGCGCACCCACGGTGCCGCCAGGCGCACCACCTCCGCCGGCTGATTCAGGTAGCGGAGCAAATTGGGGACAATCAGCCCAAAAGCGGCCAGCACCAAGCCCGCTACCGTGCAAAGCATCACCCCATTTATCAGCAGCTGGCCAATGCGTGGAATGTCCCGCTGCCCATCGGCGGTAGCTACCAGCGGCGTAATGCTCATGGAAAGCCCCAAGCCAAACACCATAACCACGGTACTGACGCTCACGCCTAGCGACACGGCGGCCAGCGGAATGGTCCCCGTCTGACCCACCATGATACTATCACAAACGCTCACCATAATGTGACCCAGCTGGCTTAGCACCACCGGGTAAGCCAGCAATAAGGTGGGTTTGATGTGCGGGCGGATAGCGGTAAGTGGCATGGCAGCAGAGGAAACGAATCAGCCGCAAAGGTACAACCCTGCCGCGGGCCGCTCATCGAAAATCTTGGTCTACTGGGTCAGCAAAGCGTCCCGCAGTCGGGCCAGTCCTGTGCGCAGCTCCGGTTCCGGCACGGCGCAGGAAATGCGCACAAACCCCGGTGCATGACAGCCGGATCCGTCCACCACCTCCACACCCGCGGCCCGCAGCCGGCCGATGAGGGCACAGGAAGCCGCCTCGGGGGAGAGACTAGGGTCGAGAAAAGCGCGTAAATCCGGAAAGGCGTAATACGTACCCTCATTAGGCGTCAGGCGTAGGCCGGGAATATCCTGCAGAGTACGGAGCAGCAACTGGCGCAAGGGCTGCAGCTGCGCTACCAGATCCGTAGCAATAGTGTTGGCGCTCTGGGCGGCGGCCAGTCCGGCCAACTGGTTCAGGCTGGCTACGGCGCCGCTGGTAATGTGCTGCCAGCGCGCGCACTCCTGCGCCAGCGCCAGCGGAGCCACTAGGTATCCCAGCCCCCAGTTAATAAGCGCCAGCGACTTGGAAAACCCATTCACGACCACATGTTGCTGATGCGGATCAGGAAAATCGAGCAAAGAAGGCACCTGAGAGCCAAAGGTGACCAGGTTGTAGATTTCGTCGCTGACCACCAGTAGGTTAGGATGCTGGCGCGTAACGTGCAGCAGCGCCTCTATTTCCTGGTGGCTGTAGATGCGCCCCGTCGGGTTGCAGGGGTTGGTGAGCAGGACAACCCGGGTGTGAGGCGTCAGGGCCGCTTCCAGCGCGGCAGGCGTGAGGGTGTAGTTATCGTTGGGAGAGAGGGGTAAGGGGCATAAAATTCCTCCGGCTTCGGCTACCAGGGCATCAAAGCCAAACCAATTGGGCGTTGGTAGAAGCACTTCGTCGCCGGGGTTAAGCGCGGCCCTGAGGATAGCAAACAGCGCCGTTTTGGTGCTGGTGGTAACCACTACCTGTTCCGGATTTATCTGGGCCGGCGCATACTGCTGGGCCAGAGCATGCCGCAGCTCGGGCAGCCCGGCGGCCGGGCTATCCGGAAGCCTGGTGCCCTGCAGATAAGGCTGCAGATACTCCAGCACCAATGGCGGTGTAGGAAAATGAGAGTAGCCCGAAGCCAGGCTGATTACAGCAGTAGCAGAAGACATAGCGGTGCTCAGTAGGGCTTATTGAACCGGAGCCAGCACCACATCAGCAAAGTACTGCCGCTCATCGGTGAAGAAGGACACCACCCGCAGGTCGGCGGCGGCGGCCAGCTCCTCGATCTGGGGGCGGGTAAATTTGTAGGAATTTTCGGTATGAATGATTTCCCAGGCGGCAAAAGGCACGCGCAGGTTCAGATCGGCAAAATGCACGGTTTGGGCGCGGCGGCTGACCAGGAATGATCGCACGGCACCGTACAGCGGATCATAATCGGTGTAGTGGGACCAGTGTTCCAGGTCAAAATCGGCGCCCAGTTCCCGGTTCAGGCGGGTGAGCAGGTTCAGGTTGAAGGCAGCCGTTACGCCCTGAGTGTCGTCGTAGGCCGCCCGGATCAGGCGCGGGTCTTTCTGCAGGTCAAAGCCGATGAGCAGCCGGTCGGCGGGGGCAAGGTAACTGGAAAGCTGTTGCAGAAACTTCTGGCGGTCATCGGGTAGAAAGTTGCCAATGTTGGAGCCCAGAAACAGCACTGCTTTGGGGGCAGCATCCTGCCGTACCTGCGCCAGGGCCGAGAAATAATCAGCCTCAATTGGCTCAACCTGCAGCTGGGGGAGTTCCTTTTGCAGACTTTCCGCCAGCCCACTCAGAGCCCCGCTTGAAATATCAACCGGCTCATAGGTGAAGCGGGCCTTTTCTTCCAGCAAATGCCGCAGCAATACTTTGGTTTTCAGGCCGTCGCCGGCGCCCAGCTCCAGCAGCCGGAACGGCTGGTTGCCCGCCGGGCGGAGGGCCTTGGTAATAGCGGCCTGCTGCGTTGTAAAAATGCCCAGCTCGGTGCGCGTGGGGTAGTATTCCGGCAGCTGCATAATCTGCTGAAAGAGCCGGCTGCCCTCATCATCGTAGAAATACATCGATGACAGGGTTTTGGGCGTACGGCTCAGGCCTTGTCGTACGTGGTTGGCCAGGGCCGAATCAATAGCAGGTGCAGGCGCGGAGGAAGAAGCAGGCATAAATGAAGCAGGAGTGAAGAATGCAGAAGAAAACCGGAAGCCGGACTAGCGGGCCAGCCGGATGCCGGTGAACTGCCAGCGCTTATCAGCGTGGAAAAAGTTGCGGTAGCTCAGGCGGATATGGCTGGCAGGCGTAGCGCAGGAGCCCCCGCGCAGCACCAGCTGGTTAACCATAAACTTGCCGTTGTACTCGCCCAGCGCCCCGGCGGCTTTGTGGTAGCCGGGGTAGGGGTGATAGGCCGAGTAGGTCCATTCCCAGACATCGCCCCACAGCTGATGACATTCCGTGGGCGAGGCATTGGCCGGCAGCGGCCGGGGGTGAAACAAACCGCTTTCCTGAAAATTGCCGCTGGGCGTAGTAGGGGCAAACTGGCGGGCCGCTATTTCCCATTCTGCTTCGGTGGGCAGGCGGGCTCCCGCCCAGTTGGCGTAGGCATCAGCCTCATAAAAGCTCACATGCGTAACGGGGGCGGCCATTTCCACGGGCTGCAGGCCGCGCATGGTAAACTGAAACCAGCCTTCGGGCCGCTGCACCCAGTAGAGCGGCGCCTGCCAGCTTTGCTGCTGCGCCAGGTCCCAGCCTTCGCCCAGCCAGAAGCGGAAGTCTTTGTAGCCGCCGGCTTCCATAAAGGCCAGGTACTCCGCGTTGGTTACCAGCCGGTTTTGCAGGCTGAAATCAGCTACGTAGGTTGGGTGACTGGGCAGCTCATTATCAAAGCAAAAGCCCGACTCCTGTTGGCCAATGGTATAGACGCCGCCCACCACCGGCAGCCAGGGGGCCGGCGGAGGCAGCAGAGATTCGGCAGTTTTTGCCGGTGCTGCCCGGTAGGCCGGGGCCAGGGGGCTGGTACTCAGAATGTATTTAATATCGGTAAGCAGCAACTCCTGGTGTTGCTGCTCGTGCTGCAGGCCCAGCTCAAACAGCTCAAAAAATACGTCCGGTAGCTCGGTGGCGTGGGTATTCAGCAGGTGGCGCATGGCTACGTCCACGGCGGCGCGGTAAGCATACACATCGGCAAGGGCCGGGCGGGAAATGGTGCCCCGGTCGGCGCGGTTTACGCGGCTGCCCAGCGAGTTGTAATAGGAGTTGAACAGGTAAGCGTATTCCGGGTGAAACACGGTGTAGCCGGGCAGGTACTCGCCCAGCAGGAACGTTTCGAAAAACCAGGTGGTATGCGCTAGGTGCCACTTGGGCGGGCTCACGTCCAACATCGGCTGCACCACGGTATCCTCGGGCAGCAGCGGCTGGCAAATGGCCTCCGTTTGGGCCCGCACCAGGGCGTAGCGAGCTACCAGGGCTTCGCCGGGGCGGGCAGGAGGAGTCAGTACTTCAGGCATGGCGAGGTAGAGTTGAGCGGGAAAGGTAGGTAAATCGATAACTGATGAAGTCGGTATTGGGTTTTCTGACCAAGCCGGGGTACCCGGACTGTTAATGGTAAATACGTAGCGGGCCGGCCGGTTGATGGGGGATATGGCCTATCCCACCTTTATTTGTCTTTTATACCCGCTTTTCCTCCGAAGTACTATATGGCTTTACACCTGCGCTACACCCGACGTGCTTTGCAGTTTAACTTTCCGGCCCGCACCTCCCGCGGGGCCCTTACTGAGCACATGGCCTGGTATCTGCACCTCTCGGATGAGCACCAGCCCCGCCTGCAGGGAATAGGAGAAGCGGCCCCGCTGGCTGGCCTCAGCCCCGACTTTCGCCCTGATATAGAAGATTATCTGGCAGAGCTGTGCCGCCGGTTTAATGCCGCCGGTTACCAGACGTTTACCCCGGAAGACGTGCCCGCACTGGTAGGGGCGGAATGGCCGGCCGTGCGCTTTGCGCTGGAAACTGCCACCCTGGATTGGCAGCACGGGGGGCGCCGGATTCTTTTTGATACGGCTTTCAGCCGCGGAGAAGCCGGCCTGCCCATCAATGGCCTTATCTGGATGGGAGATGCCGCTTTTATGCGGGAGCAAATCAGCCGCAAGCTCTCCGAAGGGTATTCCTGCCTGAAGCTGAAAATCGGCAGCCTTGATTTTGCCACGGAGCTGGAATTGCTGGCCGAAATCCGCGCGGTAGCCAGCCCCCAAAAGCTTACTCTCCGGGTAGACGCCAACGGCGCTTTTACTTTGGAAAATGCCGCGCAGAGGCTGGAGCAGTTGGCCCGGTTCAGCCTCCACTCCATTGAGCAGCCCGTGCAGCCGGGGCAGCCGGCCCTCATGGCGGCCCTATGCCAGACCTCGCCCGTACCCATTGCTCTGGATGAGGAGCTGATTGGCGTAGCGGATGCTCAGGCGCAGGCCCAGCTGCTGGATGCCCTGCGGCCGGCGTATATTATTCTGAAGCCGACTCTGCTGGGCGGGGTGGCTGCCACCCGCCATTGGGTGAAACTAGCCACCGAGCGGGGCATTGGCTGGTGGCTTACATCGGCCCTAGAGTCAAATATTGGGTTGAATGCCGTGAGCCAGCTTACCGCGACCCTGGGGGTAGGTAGTTTTCCGCAGGGCCTGGGCACGGGTCAGCTGTATCACAACAACGTAGCGAGCCCGCTGCACATTCAGCACGGGTACCTGCATTACGCCGCTGGCGGTGCCTGGGAAACGCCGGACTGAGGCCCATAAAAGGACTGGATTCAGGAGTGCATTTTTCTTATATTACACGATATCTATGTCGCTCTGATGTTTGGCTCTCCACCCACCTATTCTCGTGCTTCTCGCCTGCTGCGGGGTTGGCGCAGCGCGTTGTTGGGTACTCTGTTAGTGCTTTTTACTGTATCAGGTTTCAGCCAGCCGGCTCCGTTTCAATTTACCAAAGCGCGAAAGCACCGGGTAGAAATACCTTTTGACCTGCAGCGCAACCTTATTATCCTCAGCGCAAAGCTCAACGGCAAAGGTCCGTTCAACTTTATGCTGGATACCGGGGTAGGCACTTCGCTCATCACTGATCCGCAGTTGCAGCAGCAGCTACAATTAGCGCAGGGACAGCGGTTTCGGGTGGCAGGCGTAGGTGAAGAAACCGCACTGGAAGCCTTCATGACGGAAAGTGTTCGGGTAGAGCTACCCGGGGTGGTGGCCCCCGCACTGAGCATGCTGGTATTTTCGGATGATGTCTTGGACCTTTCCAGCTATGTGGGCGTGCCTATTCATGGCATTCTGGGCCGAGATATTTTCAGGAGTTTTGTGGTGGAAGTGCAGCCTAGTGACGGCCATTTGGTATTATTTGATCCTGATAAATACAAGCACCCACGAGGCAGCCGCTGGGCTACTTTGCCCCTGGAAATGGAGGGTGACAAGGCATACATTACAACCAACGTCACCCTGCACGATTCACTGACCCTGCCTCTAAAGCTGATTCTGGACACTGGGGCCGGGCATGCACTTTCCTTGGAAACCGGCTCTGACAAACGCCTGACGCTGCCGCCTAAAGTTTTGCGCACCCAGCTGGGCCGGGGACTAAGCGGATATATCAACGGTTATATGGGGCGGATTTCCTCCATGCAGCTAGGGAAATATCATTTGAATAACCTGCTAACGTCTTTTCCTGATGATGCCGATGTGCGTCTGCGTACAGAAACCTTCCGCAACGGCAACATTGGTCTGGAGCTCCTGAAGCGCTTCTCGCTCGTTATCGATTATCCACACAACCGACTGTTGCTAAAGCCCAACTCCCTGTATCATGACCCCTTTGAGCATGATATGTGCGGCCTGGATCTGGTAGCTACCGGTCCTGATTTTCGCTCATTTATTGTGGTAAAAATTCAGCCGGCTTCTCCGGCTGCCGAAGCGGAGCTGCAGCCCGGCGACCAGCTGGTAGCCATTAATCTGTTGCCTGCCAGCTCCTACAGCCTAACCCAGCTCAGTCGTCTGCTTCATTCAGCCGACGGGCGCAGCATACTGTTTGTAGTTCGCCGCCCCGATGGCGAGCTGCATACCGCTATGGTCAGGCTCCGGCGGCAGATATAAGCCGGGTTAGGCGAAAACCCATACCTTACTACCCGTCATTTCCGCCCTATTCTCCCCCAATGCCCTCGGCTACCTCATCTGCGCTGCCCCAGCTGCCGCCCACCATTCTTGCTAATCAGCATATCTATGCTGATTACTTTGATGAAGAGTTTGCCCGGGAGCTGGATGAGAACATTCTGCAATTGCTTGACCGGGTGTGGTTTCGCTCCAGGCTGGTTGGCTTCGAGGACTTTCCGCAGCGCAACAATCCCGACCGGCCCCTGATTTTTGCCTCCAACCACTCCGGCATGGCTTTCCCATGGGATGCCATGGTGGCCCTGGCGCACCTCATGCGCAGCCTCCCCAAGCCGGATGATCTGCCCCGCCCGCTCTCGGCCCCGCTGCTCTCCAAGTCCACGCTCATGAACCCGTTTCTGGTGCAGAACTTTTGGCGCAAGTGCGGCTGCGTAGATGCTACCACGCTCAATTTTGAGACGATGATGTACTACCAGGAGCATAACCTGATGCTGTATCCGGAGGGCGTGCCGGGCATTGGTAAAGGCTTCAACCGCAAGTACCAGTTGCAGCGCCTGGCCACCAGCATGCTGCGCCTGGGCATTCAGCACCGCACCGATATTGTTCCCTTTTACACCATCAACGGCGAATACCTGAACCCCTATGCCTATAGCTGGGATTGGATAAACCGCCTGACCAAAAAAATAGGTATTCCCTTCCTGCCGCTGGGGCCTATCCTGCTGCTGGTGCTGCTGCAGCCCTGGTGTTTCTACATGGCTTTTCCGGCCAATCTCACCTACGTGCTGGGTAAGCGCATTAAACCCTACGAGCTAACATCCAAATCGCACGACGAGCTCACCCGGGACGATTATCTGGACCTGAGCGAGCAGGTACGCCGGCTCATGCAGACGGAGATGGATGCTGCCGTGCAGCAATACGGCCAGCAACCATACCGCTGGAAGGATCTGTGGCAGCGCATGAAGGAAAACCGCCG carries:
- a CDS encoding DUF58 domain-containing protein — protein: MNTPEATPLQQLLRKLRQFEIRIRQAVDAQLQGDFHSVFKGTGLEFDDVRLYQYGDEVRAIDWAVSSKGHGTFVKTYKEEREQQVLLLLDVSASQRVGAEGRRKLDVGREICGILALTAARQSAQLGILAFSNQKELYMPPGKGIRHAYALIKSLFDLEPRSPSTAVAAGIKQALGLLKRRTVVVLISDFIDTAYERELTMLARKHDLVVVQLLDRREREFPSLGIVPLHDQETNRTVWVNTSSATFRARYRATYEQNREQISQICRRHRTEFLSITTDADYLPQLVNLFRRRNQRGNRG
- a CDS encoding DUF4296 domain-containing protein, which produces MKSLSMRALVALSVFLAACQRPEEPVPPQKLLSKPEFAHLLIELHLMESRVDAARLSRDSSVALFEQVKDSLLRRHQTTDSAFQQTYRYYSIHGKDLQEVYDVVIDSLNLRGVRLQGKSAKPAAPRSGREHLL
- a CDS encoding tRNA-binding protein; translated protein: MDSANLITWDDFARVDLRIGTIVEAREFPEARKPAYQLLVDLGPEIGLKRSSAQITSRYQPQELVGRQVLCVVNFPPRRIGPFSSEILVTGVADEHGDIVLTTVDAPVPNGARLA
- a CDS encoding DUF922 domain-containing protein translates to MTNFTLFPMLVWLSALLPTSQQTTPAPATLEWQPNRPLTWTDFQARPTLPAELAALTSANLDVRVNCVNYQVTTTVRAVFTPSESWVRNASKAKPELLRHEQIHFDLTELHARRVRQKITLAKFNCDRLQPALNNFTRIAFNDWRREEARYDMETNHGLNAAKQLAWEQNVQQRLQELSAFAAAN
- a CDS encoding MATE family efflux transporter, producing MPLTAIRPHIKPTLLLAYPVVLSQLGHIMVSVCDSIMVGQTGTIPLAAVSLGVSVSTVVMVFGLGLSMSITPLVATADGQRDIPRIGQLLINGVMLCTVAGLVLAAFGLIVPNLLRYLNQPAEVVRLAAPWVRVLFASMIPLMIFQGFKQFAEGLGLTRQAMFLSIMANVVNALLCYALIFGHWGAPHMGMMGAAWATLIARVLMAALMAVYVLRADRLKPYREAAGSWLTVSSGTMRRLLGLGMPIGVQMMFEMGAFSFSAIMIGWLGATALAAHQIAINVASVTYMAASGIAAAATIRVGNQRGLGSAHNTRQAGLTAYFLTFLFMSTMGLLLILGRHFVPTLYNHDPAVLAQAATLLLVAALFQVSDGLQVVGLGALRGLEDVKVPSVVALLAYWAIALPLGYGLGFGLKMGATGVWIGLLTGLTLVAGVLLWRFRRLSAFAVNQQIAIAR
- a CDS encoding pyridoxal phosphate-dependent aminotransferase is translated as MSSATAVISLASGYSHFPTPPLVLEYLQPYLQGTRLPDSPAAGLPELRHALAQQYAPAQINPEQVVVTTSTKTALFAILRAALNPGDEVLLPTPNWFGFDALVAEAGGILCPLPLSPNDNYTLTPAALEAALTPHTRVVLLTNPCNPTGRIYSHQEIEALLHVTRQHPNLLVVSDEIYNLVTFGSQVPSLLDFPDPHQQHVVVNGFSKSLALINWGLGYLVAPLALAQECARWQHITSGAVASLNQLAGLAAAQSANTIATDLVAQLQPLRQLLLRTLQDIPGLRLTPNEGTYYAFPDLRAFLDPSLSPEAASCALIGRLRAAGVEVVDGSGCHAPGFVRISCAVPEPELRTGLARLRDALLTQ
- the egtD gene encoding L-histidine N(alpha)-methyltransferase → MPASSSAPAPAIDSALANHVRQGLSRTPKTLSSMYFYDDEGSRLFQQIMQLPEYYPTRTELGIFTTQQAAITKALRPAGNQPFRLLELGAGDGLKTKVLLRHLLEEKARFTYEPVDISSGALSGLAESLQKELPQLQVEPIEADYFSALAQVRQDAAPKAVLFLGSNIGNFLPDDRQKFLQQLSSYLAPADRLLIGFDLQKDPRLIRAAYDDTQGVTAAFNLNLLTRLNRELGADFDLEHWSHYTDYDPLYGAVRSFLVSRRAQTVHFADLNLRVPFAAWEIIHTENSYKFTRPQIEELAAAADLRVVSFFTDERQYFADVVLAPVQ
- the egtB gene encoding ergothioneine biosynthesis protein EgtB — its product is MPEVLTPPARPGEALVARYALVRAQTEAICQPLLPEDTVVQPMLDVSPPKWHLAHTTWFFETFLLGEYLPGYTVFHPEYAYLFNSYYNSLGSRVNRADRGTISRPALADVYAYRAAVDVAMRHLLNTHATELPDVFFELFELGLQHEQQHQELLLTDIKYILSTSPLAPAYRAAPAKTAESLLPPPAPWLPVVGGVYTIGQQESGFCFDNELPSHPTYVADFSLQNRLVTNAEYLAFMEAGGYKDFRFWLGEGWDLAQQQSWQAPLYWVQRPEGWFQFTMRGLQPVEMAAPVTHVSFYEADAYANWAGARLPTEAEWEIAARQFAPTTPSGNFQESGLFHPRPLPANASPTECHQLWGDVWEWTYSAYHPYPGYHKAAGALGEYNGKFMVNQLVLRGGSCATPASHIRLSYRNFFHADKRWQFTGIRLAR
- a CDS encoding o-succinylbenzoate synthase: MALHLRYTRRALQFNFPARTSRGALTEHMAWYLHLSDEHQPRLQGIGEAAPLAGLSPDFRPDIEDYLAELCRRFNAAGYQTFTPEDVPALVGAEWPAVRFALETATLDWQHGGRRILFDTAFSRGEAGLPINGLIWMGDAAFMREQISRKLSEGYSCLKLKIGSLDFATELELLAEIRAVASPQKLTLRVDANGAFTLENAAQRLEQLARFSLHSIEQPVQPGQPALMAALCQTSPVPIALDEELIGVADAQAQAQLLDALRPAYIILKPTLLGGVAATRHWVKLATERGIGWWLTSALESNIGLNAVSQLTATLGVGSFPQGLGTGQLYHNNVASPLHIQHGYLHYAAGGAWETPD
- a CDS encoding aspartyl protease family protein, whose amino-acid sequence is MLFTVSGFSQPAPFQFTKARKHRVEIPFDLQRNLIILSAKLNGKGPFNFMLDTGVGTSLITDPQLQQQLQLAQGQRFRVAGVGEETALEAFMTESVRVELPGVVAPALSMLVFSDDVLDLSSYVGVPIHGILGRDIFRSFVVEVQPSDGHLVLFDPDKYKHPRGSRWATLPLEMEGDKAYITTNVTLHDSLTLPLKLILDTGAGHALSLETGSDKRLTLPPKVLRTQLGRGLSGYINGYMGRISSMQLGKYHLNNLLTSFPDDADVRLRTETFRNGNIGLELLKRFSLVIDYPHNRLLLKPNSLYHDPFEHDMCGLDLVATGPDFRSFIVVKIQPASPAAEAELQPGDQLVAINLLPASSYSLTQLSRLLHSADGRSILFVVRRPDGELHTAMVRLRRQI